One part of the Solea solea chromosome 1, fSolSol10.1, whole genome shotgun sequence genome encodes these proteins:
- the ripk1l gene encoding receptor-interacting serine/threonine-protein kinase 1: MATAPESSFQMRSADLIKKEPLDYGGFGDVYLCYHATLGQVVIKTLYTGSLRNEDNKKSLLAEGNIMASLNHDRVVKLLGVIMEDRDCSLVMELIPRGNLLAMLEKVTVPLSIKGRIILEILEGMVYLTERHVIHKDIKPENILVDKDFHIKIADLGLATYQTWTKLTKEESRRKSRLGQTAGTRGAGTLSYMAPEHLESIHTVSTEKSDVYSFAIVVWVILTQEEPYANARSEDHISQCVRKGDRPAEHLIPDNTPKEIIQFMKDCWDHNPKQRPTFTEGYAIFLPFYKEKLEPHVEEDLLQLKKLYEGPDDLIDKMKSLSVTNECFSADCPAPLLSSDRSVSVPVEASIEDLHEYEPSVEPIQTDAQVPIPPPAVDEKLQRELQYHKYGSYNANAPLDMDRSYQRNNSNPFPQNNYSTSDQPIGHPEQDRLPVSSVHSWTKAEPVQPSSHDECWHRPSSGLYESMNSSSPTPSHLSMSASYPSLDQLNQKPPQSNFDRHPSWPAYPVSDTSAPDMTPARLLSPSQNGMAQDTGSVFIQNARGIQIGNHNRMTITDLEPFHSASASANSSLIKEGIQKYEDHAVTEEHLDLLRDNIGITWKRCARLLGLTNVEIETIEHGYQRDGLPEMVHQMLERWKMKEGSIGCTIGKLYHALQGNVKLDVFLKMLDTCDASSPVS, encoded by the exons ATGGCCACCGCGCCAGAGTCTTCATTTCAAATGAGGTCGGCCGATCTGATAAAAAAGGAGCCGCTGGACTATGGAGGATTTGGAGACGTTTACCTGTGTTACCATGCAACCCTCGGCCAGGTGGTGATTAAGACCTTGTACACCGGCTCTCTTCGTAACGA GGATAATAAAAAGTCACTGCTGGCAGAGGGGAACATCATGGCAAGTCTGAACCATGATCGAGTTGTCAAGTTGCTGGGCGTGATCATGGAGGACAGAGATTGCTCACTAGTTATGGAGCTCATCCCCAGAGGCAACCTGCTGGCCATGCTAGAAAAA GTCACTGTGCCACTGTCCATCAAAGGCAGAATCATATTAGAGATTTTGGAAGGGATGGTGTACCTCACAGAAAGACATGTCATTCACAAGGACATCAAGCCAGAAAACATTTTAGTAGACAAGGATTTTCACATTAAG ATTGCAGACCTGGGCCTGGCCACCTACCAGACATGGACCAAACTCACGAAGGAGGAGTCTCGCAGGAAGAGTCGTTTGGGCCAGACTGCTGGGACAAGAGGTGCTGGCACACTGAGCTACATGGCTCCTGAGCACCTGGAGAGTATACATACTGTATCCACTGAGAAGTCGGATGTCTACAGCTTTGCGATCGTGGTTTGGGTCATTCTCACACAGGAAGAGCCATATGCAA ATGCCAGGAGTGAGGACCACATCAGCCAGTGCGTTCGTAAGGGTGACCGACCAGCGGAACACCTCATTCCAGACAACACTCCCAAGGAAATAATTCAGTTTATGAAGGATTGCTGGGATCACAATCCAAAGCAACGACCAACTTTTACAG AGGGCTACGCCATTTTCCTTCCCTTCTACAAGGAAAAGCTTGAACCACACGTAGAGGAGGATTTACTTCAGCTGAAG aaattATATGAAGGCCCAGATGATCTCATTGATAAGATGAAATCGTTATCAGTAACAAATGAGTGTTTTTCAGCAG ATTGCCCCGCCCCATTGTTGAGTTCAGACCGAAGTGTATCAGTGCCAGTGGAAGCCAGTATTGAGGACCTGCACGAGTACGAGCCATCGGTGGAGCCCATTCAGACAGATGCACAGGTTCCCATCCCCCCTCCAGCTGTGGATGAGAAACTGCAACGGGAGCTTCAGTACCATAAATATGGTAGCTATAATGCTAATGCACCGCTTGACATGGATAGGTCCTACCAACGCAACAACTCAAATCCCTTCCCGCAAAACAACTACAGCACTTCAGATCAACCTATAGGGCATCCAGAACAGGATAGACTCCCTGTATCCTCTGTCCATTCCTGGACTAAAGCTGAGCCAGTGCAGCCCTCCAGCCACGACGAGTGTTGGCATCGCCCTTCTTCTGGTCTCTACGAGTCCATGAACTCTAGTTCACCTACTCCATCCCACTTGTCAATGTCTGCCAGCTATCCCTCACTAGACCAATTGAACCAGAAACCTCCACAATCCAACTTTGACCGCCACCCCTCTTGGCCTGCTTACCCGGTGTCTGATACATCTGCTCCTGACATGACCCCTGCGCGTCTCTTGAGCCCTTCTCAGAACGGCATGGCTCAAGATACAG GATCTGTTTTCATTCAGAATGCGAGGGGCATCCAGATTGGAAACCACAATAGAATGACTATCACAGATTTAGAGCCCTTCCACAGTGCATCTGCATCTGCAAACAGTTCTCTTATCAAAGAGGGCATTCAGAAATAtg AGGACCATGCAGTGACTGAGGAGCACCTGGATCTGCTGAGGGACAACATTGGAATCACCTGGAAGCGTTGTGCACGTCTCCTGGGTCTGACCAATGTGGAAATAGAGACCATAGAACACGGCTACCAGCGTGACGGCCTGCCAGAGATGGTGCACCAGATGCTGGAGCGCTGGAAAATGAAGGAGGGAAGTATTGGCTGTACAATTGGGAAGCTTTATCATGCGCTGCAAGGAAACGTAAAGTTGGATGTCTTTCTGAAAATGCTGGACACCTGCGATGCTTCTTCCCCGGTctcataa